Proteins encoded in a region of the Ranitomeya imitator isolate aRanImi1 chromosome 9, aRanImi1.pri, whole genome shotgun sequence genome:
- the KCNJ11 gene encoding ATP-sensitive inward rectifier potassium channel 11 — protein sequence MLSRKGLIPEDYVLSPRLAEELQEPRYRAQERRARFVAKNGTCNVSHKNIREQGRFLLDVFTTVVDLRWRHTLLIFTMSFLCTWLLFGMVWWLIAFAHGDLDLHDGDFVPCVTSVQSFTAAFLFSIEVQVTIGFGGRMITEECPTAILILIVQNIVGLVINAIMLGCIFMKTSQAHRRAETLIFSKYAVIALRNGKLCFMLRVGDLRKSMIISATIRMQVVRKSSSAEGEVLPLHQIDIQMENPINTSGIFLVSPLIVCHTITKDSPLYELSTADLTHHQDLEIIVILEGVVETTGITTQARTSYLADEILWGQRFVPIISEEDGRYAVDYSKFGNTVKVPTPTCTARQLEEEPQDPRSFSPKSTVRKRNMSIRVKPKFTLLDEEPS from the coding sequence ATGCTGTCCCGGAAGGGTCTGATCCCGGAGGACTATGTGCTGAGCCCGCGCCTGGCCGAGGAGCTGCAGGAGCCCCGGTACCGGGCGCAGGAGCGGCGGGCGAGATTTGTGGCCAAGAACGGGACGTGTAACGTGTCACACAAGAACATCCGCGAGCAGGGCCGCTTCCTGCTGGACGTGTTCACCACGGTGGTGGACCTCCGCTGGCGGCACACGCTGCTCATCTTCACCATGTCCTTCCTGTGCACCTGGCTCCTCTTCGGGATGGTCTGGTGGCTCATCGCCTTCGCCCACGGAGACCTGGACCTCCACGATGGCGACTTTGTGCCGTGTGTGACCAGCGTCCAGTCCTTCACCGCTGCCTTCCTCTTCTCCATCGAGGTGCAGGTGACCATTGGTTTTGGGGGGCGGATGATCACAGAGGAGTGTCCCACCGCCATTCTGATCCTCATCGTCCAGAACATTGTGGGTCTGGTTATCAACGCCATCATGCTGGGCTGCATCTTCATGAAGACATCGCAGGCGCACCGCCGCGCCGAGACCCTCATCTTCAGCAAGTACGCGGTCATCGCCCTGCGCAATGGTAAACTGTGCTTCATGTTACGGGTGGGCGACCTGCGCAAGAGTATGATCATCAGCGCCACCATCCGCATGCAGGTGGTCAGGAAGTCGAGCAGCGCGGAGGGCGAGGTGCTGCCCCTCCACCAGATCGACATCCAGATGGAGAACCCCATCAATACCAGCGGCATCTTTTTGGTGTCGCCACTCATCGTCTGCCACACCATCACCAAGGACAGCCCGCTGTACGAACTGTCCACCGCCGACCTCACCCACCACCAGGATCTGGAGATCATTGTCATCCTGGAGGGGGTGGTGGAGACCACCGGGATCACCACCCAGGCCCGCACCTCCTACCTGGCGGACGAGATCCTGTGGGGTCAGCGCTTCGTGCCCATCATATCAGAAGAGGACGGCCGCTACGCTGTGGACTACTCCAAGTTTGGGAACACAGTCAAAGTGCCCACCCCGACCTGTACGGCCCGACAGCTGGAAGAGGAGCCCCAGGACCCTCGTTCCTTCTCCCCCAAGAGCACCGTCCGCAAAAGAAACATGTCCATCAGGGTAAAGCCAAAGTTCACGCTGCTGGATGAGGAGCCGTCCTGA